Below is a genomic region from Mangifera indica cultivar Alphonso unplaced genomic scaffold, CATAS_Mindica_2.1 Un_0004, whole genome shotgun sequence.
AAACATGAATCCGGTCCCATGTAAACCCAccactctctttctctctcacaGTCCACAAAACAAAGCACAGCCATGAACACAGGCACTTCACCTACTCTTTTCCTTCTCCCAGTTCTCTTCTTATTTGACCACCGTTTAATCTCAGCCCTTAATATCAACGCAATGCCATCCGTTGATTTCATCCCCAGCCCCAGGCCCGGTTCTCAACCGCTAACCAAGGGCTCAGATTTCATCCGCTCCAGCTGCAAATGTACCAGCTACCCCGACCTCTGCTACGCCTCCTTGAAAGCGTACTCCAGCTCCATCCACGAGGACCCAGTGGAGCTGGCGTGCGTCGCCATCGGCGTCAGCTTGAAGAAGGTGAAAAAAATGTCGTCCTACTTGGCCAACCTCAGCCGCAAGGGCGACATCCACTCAGACCCCAGAGCGTCATCGGCGCTCCAAGACTGTGTGTCACTCTTTGGTGACGTCGTGGACGAGATCCAAGATTCACTGAAACAGATGCACGACCTCGGCTCGGCCGGGAGCTCCAAGGAGAGGCTCCGGTTCCTGTTGAGTAATGTGCAGACGTGGATGAGCGCGGCGTTGACGTACCAGGAGACTTGTACCGACGATTTCGACGACGTGGCGGACAAGCCGCTGAAGTCGGATGTCATAAATAAGTGTGCGTATGTGAAGAAATTGACGAGCAATGCACTTGCTTTGGTTAACGATTACGCTGAGAAAGCAACAAGTTGACGATGATCGGAATGCGTGATGTTGGACCGTTGGATGTTGGAGggttaaaatcataatataaataattttgattaatactaATTACGTCATAAATAATGAAAAGCAATAACTGAGTTCACAAATTACGTTCATTGATTCGGTACGAACCAAATTGAACATGAAAAATCATACCTATCAATGATGCTCTTAATCTGAACGGTGATCTCCGGGGCCATCAAATCATGAGTTGGTGGTTGCTAGTTTTCTCCATCGTATGGCCTGCATCATGAGATATTTGTAATCACATGTAAAGAACTGAAGAAGGTTACATGGAAGAGGCTGGCTTGCTTTAAAAATATGCATCCTTGCTAATGATGATgattaatattgattaattaagCTT
It encodes:
- the LOC123205401 gene encoding pectinesterase inhibitor 7-like → MNTGTSPTLFLLPVLFLFDHRLISALNINAMPSVDFIPSPRPGSQPLTKGSDFIRSSCKCTSYPDLCYASLKAYSSSIHEDPVELACVAIGVSLKKVKKMSSYLANLSRKGDIHSDPRASSALQDCVSLFGDVVDEIQDSLKQMHDLGSAGSSKERLRFLLSNVQTWMSAALTYQETCTDDFDDVADKPLKSDVINKCAYVKKLTSNALALVNDYAEKATS